Genomic segment of Parageobacillus genomosp. 1:
CGCATTGAAACAGATCGAGGGAGTAATGGGCGTTATTGAGGATGAGACGCTGCAAATCGTCGTCGGTCCAGGAGTGGTCAACAAGGTGGCCGCGGCGCTATGCGAGTTGACGGGGTTGGAGCTTGGTGAAATCATTGAAGAAGATTTGGCGGAGCGGACAAAAGCCGAAATCAAAGCGCGCAACCAAACGCCGTTAAAGCGGCTGCTGCGGAAAATTGGCAGTATTTTCATTCCATTGATTCCAGGTCTTGTTGCGTCAGGAATCATTAACGGGATTGCCAACTTTGCGAAAAACGCCGGAGTCGATCCGACAGAAACGTGGCTGCAGCTGTTATTGCTGATTGGCGGGGGAATTTTCGCTTCACTCGGCATTTTAGTCGGCTACAATACGGCGAAAGAGTTTGGCGGCACCCCGGTGTTAGGCGCGATTGCCGGTATTTTAGTATTCAACCCGGCGCTTGCCGATGTCAAACTTTTTGGTGAAGCGCTTACTCCAGGACGAGGCGGGTTGTTTGCTGTCCTGTTGGCGGCATGGCTGATGGCGGTTATTGAAAAATATGTGCGCAAATTTGTTCCAAATGCAGTCGATATTATTGTCACTCCGCTGATTACTGTACTTATTGTTTGCTTATTTACGTTGATTGCGGTACAGCCGATTGCAGGCTGGTTGTCTTTAGGTATTACTAGCGGCATTAAAGCAGTGTTGGATATCGGTGGTGCGATTGCCGGCGCGGTGTTGGCAGGTACGTTTTTGCCGCTCGTAATGGTTGGATTGCATCACGGGCTGACGCCGATTCATATGGAATTTATTAATAAAATCGGCACGACCCCGATTTTGCCGATTTTGGCGATGGCGGGAGCAGGCCAAGTCGGCGCGGCGATTGCGATTTTTGTAAAAACGAAAAACAAGCGGCTTCGCAACATTATTAAAGGGGCGTTGCCGGTCGGATTTTTAGGAATTGGCGAGCCGTTGTTATACGGGGTCACCTTGCCGTTAGGCCGGCCATTTTTAACCGCCTGCCTCGGTGCGGCAGTTGGCGGGGCGTTTCAAGCGGTCATGAAAACAGCGGCGCTTGGCATCGGTGTGTCCGGTTTATCGCTTATTCCGCTCATTGCCGAAGGAAAATATATCACATATTTTATTGGATTGGTGATTTCCTATACGTTTGGCTTCATTTTTACGTATTTGTTCGGATTTAAAGAAGAAATGGCGGAAAACATTTAAATTCGGGAGGCAATTATGTTTTCCTTTTCGTTCTATTTTTCAGAGCCGTTGGAGCAAATCGAAAAAAAGTTTCAACAGGCAAGCGCGTCCGGATGCACGGAATTATTTACGTCTCTTCACATTCCTGAAGACGATTTGGATAAGTACCATAAAAAGCTTCCTCTGATCGGGGAACTTGCGAAACGCTACGGAGTCGGGGTTGTCGCCGACGTCACCCCGGCTTCGCTCACGAAATTAGGAATAAGCACAGAGCAGCTTTCCGCGCTGCGCGGTTGGGGCATCAGTGGGCTAAGGCTTGATGATGGCTTTTCGATGAAGGAGGCGGCGCATTATTCTCATCAAATCAAAGTGGTACTCAATGCGAGCACACTAACAGATAGAGAATGTGACGAACTGGCCGCGTGCAGCGCCAACTGGGATCATATTGAAGCGTGGCATAATTTTTATCCGCGCCCGGAAACGGGATTATCGAAAGAAACGGTCATTCGAAAAAACCAAACTCTACGCCGGAAAGGAATTCAAACGATTGCCGCGTTCATCCCGGGAAATAAAGAAAAACGAGGTCCGCTCCATCAAGGGCTACCTACGTTAGAAGCACATCGGCATATGGATCCGCTTTGCGCGTACGCGGAATTAGTGCGAGATTGTAACGTAGATAAAGTATTCATTGGTGATATTTCCGTAACGGATGATGCCCTTATGCGAATAAAAGAATTTCAAGATGGTGTCATTCCGCTTCGTTACCTGCCGCTCGTAAAACAACGTGAATTGCTTTCCATGGTCGAAACGGTTCACACGAATCGGCGTGACGCGGCAAGGGATGTCATTCGATCACTTGAATCCCGCTTATCTTTCTTGTGGCCAAAGCATTTATTAGCGCCAACATGTACGATCGAAAGACAAAAAGGCAGTGTGACCATCGATAATATAAAATATGGACGATATGCCGGCGAACTGCAAATCACATTAACTGATCTTCCGGCAGATGATAAAGTCAATGTGATTGGCCGAATTATCGAAGACGATCTTCCTCTCCTTGCGTACGTCGGAGGAGGACAACGGTTTCGCCTTGTACAAGTCATATAAAACGTATGACCACCGAATATAGGTGGTTTTTAAATTTTGAGAAAAAAGAGTTTTTTAGCTATTGCAATAGTAACTGGGATGAGCGGACTTTTTACTTTCTTTTTTCTCCCAATGGCTTATCAAGAAACATTATATTCTTCCTCAAATATATGGTTTGTACCAACACCATCAAAATCGGTTGGTTGTCATATTAAATAAGCTGACACCATATAGGTGCCAGCTTGCAGCCTAGGAATGGCATTTCAAATAGTCATGATACAAAGCTAGTGTTTTGTTCAATCGTCGTGTCGATGGTGTTTATCGCAGTCAAAACAATTAGCGAATGAGTCGTCAGGACACGTTCCAGGGATCGGTTCACATGGGTTAAAGTTTTGATTATCGAGAACTTCGAATTGTCTCATCATTTCATAGTCTTCATGTTCAAGGATGTGGCAGTGCCATGGGTAGATTCCTGTAAATGGCCCAAAACGTGCAATAATGCGGGTAACTTCACCAGGATTGGCACGAACGGTATCTTTCCAACCCATCTCGTATGGCTCTGGTGGTCGTCGTGGCCCGACTTTGAGGTCAGGGCCATTTGGATCGCCAGTAAACGTGGCGCGGTCTAAAATTTGGAAAGTAACAAGGTGCAAGTGAATCGGATGGGTGTCAGGCGTCATATTGTACAGTTCCCAAATCTCTATGGTGCCATTATACGGGGTTTCCGTAATCGGCAACTCATTCCACTCCATGTTATTTAGTAAAAGCTTCGGACGTCCGAATTCATCGGTACTTTCCACTAAGAGGTTTTTCCGGACGATTACAGCATCGTCAGGATCAAGCCGCTCCAAGCAACTTAACGTTGCTGGGATTTCACTTCTGTCAGGTTTGGAGAGCTTTTTCTTGACGCGAAATTCCATGATCTGCTTGAGGTTTGAAGAAGGTGGATCACCGTTAGGAAATGGGGCGGGTGCGTCATTGGTTAAGATGATGCGTTGTCCTTTATGGTTTGAAAAATCGACAATGACATCGACACGTTCTGCCGGAGCAAGTATAATTTCAGAAACAGCCACGGGATGTTCTAAGAGTCCGCCATCCGTGCCTATTTGGAAAAAAACTTGACCAGAGCTCAACCGTATACGGTAAAAGCGGGAATTTGACCCATTAAGGATACGGAACCGGTATTTTCGCGGTTCGACTTCAAGATAGGGCCATACTTTTCCATTGACTAGGATTGTGTTGCCGAAAAACTCTGGAACGACTGATGGATTTGGCAATGTTGGATCTATTGGTGGAGGTGGCTGTGGCGCTGGAGGTGGCTCATGGCCTGGCTGGGTTGGATAGAAGAGTTCACCATTAGGATAGAACGAACGATCTTGGATGACGAGCGGAATTTCAAATTTTCCACTAGGCAGGTTCAATTTTTCTTCTTCTTCATCTCTGAGGATATAGAAGCCCGCAAGGCCTGCATACACGTTCAAACGAGTGATTCCAATGGCGTGGTCATGATACCATAGCGTTGCTGGGCGTTGACAGTTTGGATAATAGTAGACTTCATGTACGAATTTGGGCCCGACATTTTCGAAATTTCGCGTAAACCATGCCTCTGGATGTCCGTCATTTTCCGGCCGAACACGACCTTCATGCAAATGCACAACCGTCCTAACAGATGGTTGGTCTGGTTCTGCCCCATGAACGGTTCGATCCACTGGCAGCAAGTGTTCAAAGGGCAATTTGTTTTTCCACTTGACAAAAATAGGTTGATTCCGCCGTACTTCAAATGTCGGGCCAGGATACATGCCGTTGTAACCCCAAACGGTAGTCGGTGGTAAATCGCGATGTAATTTTTGTTTGACTTGCTTCATCGTTACCTCATAGTATGGGATGCCATCAAGTTTCCCTTTTGGTTTTAAGACAGGCGGAATAGGTAAGGCATCTACAAATTTCTCTAAATACATTAATTTCCCACCTTTAAGTACTCAAAGTATTATACCTATATATATCATACGAGTTTGTTTTAAAAGGGTATGGACAGGTTGATCAGGATAAAAGTGGAATTTTTATATACAAATCGATGGGATATTTGACTGGTTCAAATCATCTGCTTTTTGACTGGGGAATTAGTGGACTGTAGCTTGATGATGGATTTTCTATTGAAGAAGCAGCAACATTTTCTCATCAGATGAAGGTTGTTTTCAATGCAAGCACGATGACGGAGGAAGAAGGAGATGAGATTGCTGCCTGTGACGTCAACTGGAATCATATCGAAGCGTGGCACAATTTTTATCCGCGCCCAGAAACGGCGCTGGCGAAAGACACAGGAGTTGAAAAAAACAACATGTTGAGGCAAAAAGGATTGCGGAAGATTGCCGCGTTGATCGCTGGAAATAAAGAAAAGCGCGGTCCGCTCTATGAAGGGCTTCCGACGCTGGAGGCGCATTGATCCGCTTTGCGCGTATATGGAACTGATGAGGGACTGCGGCGTCGATAAGGTGATTGTCGGCGATGTTGCCGTGACGGATGATGACCTCATGCGGATAAAAGAGTTTCAAGATGGCATCCTTCCGTTTCGTTACCGTCCTCTCATCCTCTATGATTGGCTTTCGCTCTTGGAAACGGTACATACGAATCGGCGTGACCCAGTTAGAGACGTGATTCGTTCCGCCGAATCACGCTTATCGTTGGCGGGAAAGCAGTGGCACAACGTTTTTGGAAGCATATTTTATCGCCTGCGGCCACGGCGCTTGCCACTGGAAGCAGCGTCGCTACCATTCCGGTAAACTTAGAGGCGGCGAAAAAAGTCGGCGTTCCTAAAGAAATACGCGAAACCGTGATTCCTATCGGTGCAACGATACATATGGATGGTTCATGTTTATCTGCTATTTTGAAAATTGCTTTTCTGTTTGGGATTTTTGAGCAAGACTTTTCTGTAATCGGAACGTTTTTAACTGCCATCGGGATTGCAATTCTTTCTGGTACGGTAATGAGCGGTGTGCCCGGCGGTGGATTTATCGGGGAAATGATGATTGTCACTCTCTACGGATTCCCAATCGAAGCGCTTCCGATTTTATCCATGATCGTTGTGATTGTAGATCCGCCTGCGACCATGGTGAATGCTACAGGCGACAATGTCACTTCTATGATGATTACCCGGTTTATCAAAGGAAAACGGTGGATGGAAGAATCAGAAGAGATGTCTAGCACTTCTTCTTCAGTCACTTCATCATTTTTAGTGTAAGAAGAGCATGTTGCTCTCCCTTTTTTAGAAGAAAATTTCCCCATGAAAGTTATAATGAAAGAAAGTAAGAATGATAGAGAAGAGATAGGATGAAAAAGCGGCTTTTTGGATATGGATGTGTGCATTGATGGGCGCGGCGATTTTGTTTGCATGGCAAGATCGCAACGGTTTTTGCATTGGCGATGAATTGTTGCACAAAATCAGGGATTCCTGCACGGTCGAATGGCCGCCAAAACAGCGGAATCCATTATACGGCATTACGGGGCATGTTTTTCATGATCGGCGGATGGATTGGCGCGGTGAGGCTGCTTCGTGAGTTTCATCCGCGCTTGCAACGGTGGCTGGTAATCACGTTTTTGGCGATGCTTATTGTTGTCGCCCCTGCTGTCAGCCAATGGATCAAGGCGGCATATTACGCCTGACACGCCTGACATTCGGGGGAAAAAGCGATTGAATATTTTCCCATGAAGAGCGAATGCACGGTGAAAAATGACGTTGCTCGCTGTCAATTGACGTTTCAAAATTACGGCCGTATTGAAAGGACCGTTCACATTCGATGGGAAGAAGATATATTGCGCCCATCTATCATCTCTTTTGTTGAGGAATTTTCAAAAAGGGAAAAGTGACCGTCAATGTTCAACAGCAGATGCACAAGCAGGAGATAACGGAAGGAACGTTTGCCGCTCCGAAGATTCACCTCCAATGGCTCGACTAGGAGGGCTGTGCTTTTTTCATTTCCATATAAAATGCAGTTAAAAATTTGCGCACGTTAATGCGGCATTTTGTTGCTTTTTCCCCATTCTCCAGCTCTTTCATGCGCTTGCGGATTTCCTCAAAATCAAAAAGACGCGGCGCAAAATGTTCAAAAGTCGGATTCGTATAGTCGGTAAGGCCAAGAGAAGCGAGATGGGTAAATGCCTGCAGCACGAGACGGCGGATGCGCTGTTCGAGCGCGCGCACTTCTTTCGGTATTTCCGCCGCATGGTGTGCTTGCTGTATTAGTTCCGTATATAATTCTTTTAAAGGGGGAAGATCATGAATCGTTTGTCCCCGCATCTCTTTTTCCGCCAACCAGCGCATGATCAGCAATAAATCGGCGCTTCCTGCTTCCCCGGCAATGCCGAGCAACAGGAGAAGCTGCTGGGCCTGCTTCTCGAGATTCGTCTGTTCATTTCGAGACAATGGAGATGTCTTTGGTTTATCCAATACTTCGAGCATTTGCCGAATGGACTGAAGCGACTGCAAAACAGAAATGTGCTCTGCTACGCGTTTTAATACCGATACGACCTCATAGCGGTTGATCGGCTTTTGAATATATGTATCCACCCCATGGAGATAAGCCTGCCCGACCATTTCTTTATTTTCGACTTGCGAGATCATGACGAATTGCCCGGTAAATCCTTCTTCTCTCAATTTTTTGATCGTTTGAATGCCGTCGCGTCCCGGCATTAATAAATCGATCAGCACGACGTCGACGGAAAATAGCTGGTCCGCCGAAACATACAGCCCGTCGTCTGCCTGTCCGACCACTTCGCCAAGCTCGTTTTCGTGAATGATTTTTTCGAGCATTTTCCGCACGACGGCATCATCTTCAATGAGAAAAAAACGAAGCCCCATGGGTTACTTTCCTCCTTTCTTTAACAGTTGATCGGTCGGAATGGTGAGGCGAAACACCGTTTGTCCTGGTTTGCTTTTGACGAGTTCGATATGTCCGGAGAAGCTTTGCACGATGTCCCGTGCATGAGTAAGACCGATGCCTGTCGATGGATTGCCATATGAATCATATTTGGTCGTAAAACCGGGCTGAAAAATCCAAGCTGCATCTTCTTTGGCGATTCCCGTTCCGGTATCGGTAATTTCAATGACAAGGTTACGTTCCTGCAATTGCGCATGCAGATGGATCGCACCGATTGACGGAATTGCCTCTACTGCGTTGGCCACTAAATTGTTAAGAACAGAAAGTAGCGGGTAGACGTGATCGGTGGACAAATCTACTGGGCATGTGTGCGTAAATGTAATCGTTTTTCCTGTCATCTCGGCATATTTTTCGTTCGCACGAATCACCATGCCGCACAGTTCATCAATCGGCAGCCGCTCTTGCAGCGGCTGGCGCCCGATTAATTTGGACAAGCCGGCGAAAACGCGCTGCATATCTTTTTTCACTTCATGAATATGTTCGGCGATATAAAGTGCAGCGTGCGGCTCAACTTTTTTTCCTTCTATTAAAAAGGAATATAGTTCATAGCTTTTGCGGGTAATTTCTTCGATCAACTGCATCGATTTTTGTAAATAAAACGTTTCCTCATACATTCCTGTGTTAACCATAAGCAATCGTTCTAATTCCTGCTTTCGTGCCTCCGCCAGTGACTGAAAATGTTTTGTCACCAACATATTGTACACTCCAATGACACAAAAGCTGCGTAAAATCGCAAACAATACTAATACAACCATCGATTGATCAGTGACGGTAAACGGTTCGCCTAGCAAATAACGGACGAACAATTCACAAGTATTGGAAAAAAAGTCGAGCCCCGCACCAAGCACCCCGGCACGGATTGGCATTTCCATCAAGCGGCGAAAGCGAACTGCGGATACGATTAGTGCAAAGCTAATATAGTAACATGCCGCTGGGGCATGGGTGAAAAAGCTATCGGCAACAGCCGCCTGTCCTGTCAAAAGATCGAGAAGAACGCGGAAAATAACGACGAAACAGCCTGCGCAAATCCCGATCACAAGCGGGGGAAACGCTGTAAAGGAAACGAGCCCGAAAAAAAATACCGCTCCTCCTAATGAGAATCGAAACGGGCTGTCGAATGGATTAATTTTCATTTCACCAAAGAAGGCGGTAGCCATGATTAGGATCGTGATCATTAAAAGCCGTTCATGCATTGTTTTTCCCTTGTTCACACGCTGTTTTCCCCCTTTTTGTTCTATTATATAACAAAAAGGGGAAAATAGAATGTTGTCAAAACAAGTTTTATAGACAGTTTAGCGCTGTCTGTATTCTAGTTTTCGAGAAACAAGGGACAAAGAATAATTGACAGTAAAATACATGAGCGCCACTAAAATGAAAATCGGAATGACATAGTTGACATTTCTCCCGTTAATAATTTGCGCATGGTTCATCAATTCTGGAAGGGAGATCACGATCGCTAACGATGTATCCTTCAGTAATGAAATAAACTGACTGACAATCGGCGGCACCATCCGCCGCAAGGCTTGCGGCAAAATGATATACCATAACGTTTGCACATACGTGAGCCCGGAAGAACGCGCTGCTTCGATTTGCCCCTTGTCAATCGAGTTGAGCCCGCTGCGCACAATTTCCGACAGCATCGCTGATTCAAAGACAACTAGAGCGGCAATGGCGGCATAAAATTTATCCAGCTTCAGCCCTACTTCTGGAAGGGCGAAATACGTAAAGAAAATGATCAAGAGCAATGGGAGATTGCGAATCGTTTCCACCATAACAGCAAAAATTTGCGAAATACCAGGGATTTTTGTATAGCGTATCACACCAATGATAATTCCGAAGATAAAACTAAAAATAATGGATATAAATGCAACTTCTAACGTCACTAAAAACCCTTGCAATAAAAAGGTGAGATGCGCTGGGGCATATGCACCGGCAAAATCCATAGCTGTGTCCCTCCTCGCTTACCGGGTTTTAGCCAAGCGGCGTTCCAAATAGCCGACGCCTAAACTTAACGGTATAGTTAATACAAGGTAAAATAGAGCGACGAAAATATAGACATCAAAGGTGACGAACGTGTCCGACGAAATTAAATCGCCGAAATACATAAGGTCGAGCCCGGCGATCACTCCTAACACAGATGAGTTTTTCACTAGATTGATAAATTGGTTTCCAAGCGGCGGAATGACAATTTTAATCGCCTGCGGCAGGATGATGTAGCGCATCGTCTGCAAGTACGTCAGCCCCGAAGAGCGCGCGGCTTCCATTTGTCCTTTCGGAACGGCTAATATTCCTGAACGGATGACTTCAGCGATAAATGCGGCGGTGTACACCATCAAACCGAGCGTGCCCGCGGTAAACGGATCAAAGCGGATGCCAACGGCGGGCAGACCGACAAAAAAGACAAAGACGATTAAAACAAGCGGAATGTTGCGAATGAATTCGACATAGGCCGCTCCAAGCCAGTTTAACGGACGGATCGGCGCAATCCGAAAAATGGCGATAATGATGCCGATGGCTAAGCTTCCGATGAGGGCAAGAACACTGGCTTTTAATGTGTTGGCAAACCCTTGCATATACATATCCCAATGGTCAAACAAAATCGAATATCGTAACATGGCGGCTTTCACCTCGTTTCGGTCTGAAGATGAAACAGATGAGCGAAACCATACCGCTCATCTGTTTTTCAGTATTATTGTTGCGGTTTTTTTCCGATCCATTTTTCGTAAATTTTGTCGTATTCGCCGTTTTCCTTAATTTCTTTTAAGTATTCGTTAATGACTTGCAATAATTCTTTGTCTCCTTTGCGGACGGCGATGCCGTATGGTTCTTTGCTAAACGTTT
This window contains:
- a CDS encoding PTS transporter subunit EIIC, producing the protein MKREQQMAMAILERLGGKENITRIAHCMTRVRVSLRDSRKADIAALKQIEGVMGVIEDETLQIVVGPGVVNKVAAALCELTGLELGEIIEEDLAERTKAEIKARNQTPLKRLLRKIGSIFIPLIPGLVASGIINGIANFAKNAGVDPTETWLQLLLLIGGGIFASLGILVGYNTAKEFGGTPVLGAIAGILVFNPALADVKLFGEALTPGRGGLFAVLLAAWLMAVIEKYVRKFVPNAVDIIVTPLITVLIVCLFTLIAVQPIAGWLSLGITSGIKAVLDIGGAIAGAVLAGTFLPLVMVGLHHGLTPIHMEFINKIGTTPILPILAMAGAGQVGAAIAIFVKTKNKRLRNIIKGALPVGFLGIGEPLLYGVTLPLGRPFLTACLGAAVGGAFQAVMKTAALGIGVSGLSLIPLIAEGKYITYFIGLVISYTFGFIFTYLFGFKEEMAENI
- a CDS encoding DUF871 domain-containing protein, producing MFSFSFYFSEPLEQIEKKFQQASASGCTELFTSLHIPEDDLDKYHKKLPLIGELAKRYGVGVVADVTPASLTKLGISTEQLSALRGWGISGLRLDDGFSMKEAAHYSHQIKVVLNASTLTDRECDELAACSANWDHIEAWHNFYPRPETGLSKETVIRKNQTLRRKGIQTIAAFIPGNKEKRGPLHQGLPTLEAHRHMDPLCAYAELVRDCNVDKVFIGDISVTDDALMRIKEFQDGVIPLRYLPLVKQRELLSMVETVHTNRRDAARDVIRSLESRLSFLWPKHLLAPTCTIERQKGSVTIDNIKYGRYAGELQITLTDLPADDKVNVIGRIIEDDLPLLAYVGGGQRFRLVQVI
- a CDS encoding multicopper oxidase family protein; this encodes MYLEKFVDALPIPPVLKPKGKLDGIPYYEVTMKQVKQKLHRDLPPTTVWGYNGMYPGPTFEVRRNQPIFVKWKNKLPFEHLLPVDRTVHGAEPDQPSVRTVVHLHEGRVRPENDGHPEAWFTRNFENVGPKFVHEVYYYPNCQRPATLWYHDHAIGITRLNVYAGLAGFYILRDEEEEKLNLPSGKFEIPLVIQDRSFYPNGELFYPTQPGHEPPPAPQPPPPIDPTLPNPSVVPEFFGNTILVNGKVWPYLEVEPRKYRFRILNGSNSRFYRIRLSSGQVFFQIGTDGGLLEHPVAVSEIILAPAERVDVIVDFSNHKGQRIILTNDAPAPFPNGDPPSSNLKQIMEFRVKKKLSKPDRSEIPATLSCLERLDPDDAVIVRKNLLVESTDEFGRPKLLLNNMEWNELPITETPYNGTIEIWELYNMTPDTHPIHLHLVTFQILDRATFTGDPNGPDLKVGPRRPPEPYEMGWKDTVRANPGEVTRIIARFGPFTGIYPWHCHILEHEDYEMMRQFEVLDNQNFNPCEPIPGTCPDDSFANCFDCDKHHRHDD
- a CDS encoding MupG family TIM beta-alpha barrel fold protein, which translates into the protein MKVVFNASTMTEEEGDEIAACDVNWNHIEAWHNFYPRPETALAKDTGVEKNNMLRQKGLRKIAALIAGNKEKRGPLYEGLPTLEAH
- a CDS encoding DUF871 domain-containing protein, whose translation is MKGFRRWRRIDPLCAYMELMRDCGVDKVIVGDVAVTDDDLMRIKEFQDGILPFRYRPLILYDWLSLLETVHTNRRDPVRDVIRSAESRLSLAGKQWHNVFGSIFYRLRPRRLPLEAASLPFR
- a CDS encoding response regulator gives rise to the protein MGLRFFLIEDDAVVRKMLEKIIHENELGEVVGQADDGLYVSADQLFSVDVVLIDLLMPGRDGIQTIKKLREEGFTGQFVMISQVENKEMVGQAYLHGVDTYIQKPINRYEVVSVLKRVAEHISVLQSLQSIRQMLEVLDKPKTSPLSRNEQTNLEKQAQQLLLLLGIAGEAGSADLLLIMRWLAEKEMRGQTIHDLPPLKELYTELIQQAHHAAEIPKEVRALEQRIRRLVLQAFTHLASLGLTDYTNPTFEHFAPRLFDFEEIRKRMKELENGEKATKCRINVRKFLTAFYMEMKKAQPS
- a CDS encoding sensor histidine kinase — encoded protein: MHERLLMITILIMATAFFGEMKINPFDSPFRFSLGGAVFFFGLVSFTAFPPLVIGICAGCFVVIFRVLLDLLTGQAAVADSFFTHAPAACYYISFALIVSAVRFRRLMEMPIRAGVLGAGLDFFSNTCELFVRYLLGEPFTVTDQSMVVLVLFAILRSFCVIGVYNMLVTKHFQSLAEARKQELERLLMVNTGMYEETFYLQKSMQLIEEITRKSYELYSFLIEGKKVEPHAALYIAEHIHEVKKDMQRVFAGLSKLIGRQPLQERLPIDELCGMVIRANEKYAEMTGKTITFTHTCPVDLSTDHVYPLLSVLNNLVANAVEAIPSIGAIHLHAQLQERNLVIEITDTGTGIAKEDAAWIFQPGFTTKYDSYGNPSTGIGLTHARDIVQSFSGHIELVKSKPGQTVFRLTIPTDQLLKKGGK
- a CDS encoding amino acid ABC transporter permease, with amino-acid sequence MDFAGAYAPAHLTFLLQGFLVTLEVAFISIIFSFIFGIIIGVIRYTKIPGISQIFAVMVETIRNLPLLLIIFFTYFALPEVGLKLDKFYAAIAALVVFESAMLSEIVRSGLNSIDKGQIEAARSSGLTYVQTLWYIILPQALRRMVPPIVSQFISLLKDTSLAIVISLPELMNHAQIINGRNVNYVIPIFILVALMYFTVNYSLSLVSRKLEYRQR
- a CDS encoding amino acid ABC transporter permease gives rise to the protein MLRYSILFDHWDMYMQGFANTLKASVLALIGSLAIGIIIAIFRIAPIRPLNWLGAAYVEFIRNIPLVLIVFVFFVGLPAVGIRFDPFTAGTLGLMVYTAAFIAEVIRSGILAVPKGQMEAARSSGLTYLQTMRYIILPQAIKIVIPPLGNQFINLVKNSSVLGVIAGLDLMYFGDLISSDTFVTFDVYIFVALFYLVLTIPLSLGVGYLERRLAKTR